A stretch of the Lolium perenne isolate Kyuss_39 chromosome 3, Kyuss_2.0, whole genome shotgun sequence genome encodes the following:
- the LOC127340774 gene encoding germin-like protein 8-7 produces the protein MASFSPSCFILFAAIFALISWQAVASDPSPLLDFCVADNSSSVLVNGFVCKDPKVVTADDFFLAAKLDMPRDTKMSKVGSNVTLINVMKLPGLNTLGISLARIDYAPLGENPPHTHPRATEILTVLEGTLYVGFVTSNTDNKLFSKVLNKGDVFVFPHGLIHFQLNPNPYKPAVAIAALSSQNPGAITIANAVFGSKPMISNDVLSKAFQVDKKTVDWLQAQFWADNHN, from the exons ATGGCCTCCTTCTCACCCTCATGCTTCATTCTCTTCGCTGCTATTTTTGCACTGATCTCATGGCAGGCCGTAGCCTCCGATCCTAGCCCTCTCCTGGACTTCTGCGTGGCAGACAATAGCTCAAGTG TACTAGTCAATGGATTCGTCTGCAAGGACCCAAAGGTTGTGACTGCCGACGACTTCTTCCTGGCTGCCAAACTTGACATGCCAAGGGATACCAAGATGAGCAAGGTCGGCTCCAACGTGACCTTGATCAACGTCATGAAGCTTCCTGGCCTCAACACCCTTGGCATCTCCCTAGCACGTATCGACTATGCGCCCCTAGGAGAGAACCCACCACACACGCACCCTCGTGCAACTGAGATCCTCACCGTGCTTGAGGGTACACTGTACGTCGGCTTTGTCACGTCCAACACTGACAACAAGCTCTTTTCCAAGGTGCTGAACAAGGGTGATGTGTTTGTCTTCCCGCACGGACTCATCCACTTCCAGTTAAACCCCAATCCCTACAAGCCGGCCGTCGCAATTGCTGCACTAAGCAGCCAGAACCCGGGGGCAATTACCATTGCCAATGCCGTATTTGGATCAAAGCCTATGATCTCGAATGATGTCCTCTCCAAGGCCTTTCAGGTGGATAAGAAGACTGTGGACTGGCTCCAAGCGCAGTTCTGGGCCGATAACCACAATTAG
- the LOC127340772 gene encoding germin-like protein 8-11: MASFSSSCFLLYAVIVAVISWQAIASDPSPLQDFCVADNSSRVLVNGFVCKDPKVVTAEDFFLAAKLDMPRDTKMSKVGSNVTLINVMKLPGLNTLGISLARIDYAPLGENPPHTHPRATEILTVLEGTLYVGFVTSNTDNKLFSKVLNKGDVFVFPQGLIHFQFNPNPYKPAVAIAGLSSQNPGAITIANAVFGSKPMISNDVLAKAFQVEKKTVDWLQAQFWADNHN; this comes from the exons ATGGCCTCGTTCTCCTCCTCCTGCTTCCTTCTCTATGCTGTTATTGTTGCAGTGATCTCATGGCAAGCTATAGCGTCCGATCCTAGCCCTCTCCAGGACTTTTGCGTCGCAGACAATAGCTCACGTG TGCTAGTTAATGGATTCGTCTGCAAGGACCCAAAAGTTGTAACAGCGGAGGACTTCTTCCTGGCAGCCAAACTTGACATGCCGAGGGACACAAAGATGAGCAAGGTTGGCTCCAACGTGACCTTGATCAACGTCATGAAGCTTCCTGGCCTCAACACTCTTGGCATCTCCCTAGCACGAATCGACTATGCACCCCTAGGCGAGAACCCACCACACACGCACCCTCGTGCAACTGAGATTCTCACCGTGCTTGAGGGTACACTCTATGTTGGTTTCGTCACGTCCAACACTGACAACAAACTCTTCTCCAAGGTGCTCAACAAGGGTGATGTGTTTGTCTTCCCGCAAGGACTCATCCACTTCCAGTTTAACCCCAATCCCTACAAGCCAGCGGTCGCAATTGCTGGACTTAGCAGCCAGAACCCAGGGGCAATTACCATTGCCAATGCTGTATTTGGATCAAAGCCTATGATCTCCAATGATGTACTTGCAAAGGCATTTCAGGTGGAGAAGAAGACCGTAGACTGGCTCCAAGCTCAGTTCTGGGCTGACAATCACAATTAA
- the LOC127340776 gene encoding germin-like protein 8-11, whose translation MAPSSYFLLTAVLALATWQAIASDPSPLQDFCVTDNNSRVLVNGFACKDPKDVKAEDFFLAAKLDMPRDTKMNKVGSNVTLINVMRIPGLNTLGISLARIDYAPLGENPPHTHPRATEILTVLEGTLYVGFVTSNPENKFLSKMLNKGDVFVFPEGLIHFQFNPNPYKPAVAVAALSSQNPGAITIANAVFGSKPMISDDVLAKAFQVDKRTVDWLQAQFWADNHN comes from the exons ATGGCACCCTCTTCCTATTTCCTTCTCACCGCTGTTCTTGCCTTGGCCACATGGCAGGCTATTGCTTCTGATCCGAGCCCTCTCCAGGACTTCTGTGTCACAGACAACAACTCGCGTG TTCTTGTTAATGGATTTGCCTGTAAAGACCCAAAGGATGTGAAAGCTGAAGACTTCTTCTTGGCGGCCAAGCTCGACATGCCAAGAGACACGAAAATGAACAAGGTTGGGTCGAATGTCACCTTGATCAATGTAATGCGGATTCCCGGCCTGAACACATTGGGCATCTCCTTGGCGCGCATCGACTATGCACCTTTAGGTGAGAACCCACCGCACACTCACCCGCGTGCCACGGAGATCCTCACCGTGCTTGAAGGGACCCTTTATGTTGGCTTCGTCACATCGAACCCAGAAAACAAGTTCTTGTCGAAGATGCTCAACAAGGGTGATGTATTTGTATTCCCAGAAGGGCTCATCCACTTCCAGTTCAACCCCAATCCCTACAAACCAGCGGTGGCAGTTGCTGCACTTAGCAGTCAGAACCCTGGTGCTATCACCATTGCCAATGCCGTATTTGGATCAAAGCCTATGATCTCAGATGATGTTCTCGCCAAAGCTTTCCAGGTTGATAAAAGGACCGTGGACTGGCTTCAAGCTCAATTCTGGGCAGACAACCACAACTAG
- the LOC127340775 gene encoding germin-like protein 8-11 — MVSSSYILVTALLALAAWQAIASDPSPLQDFCVADNSSRVLVNGFICKDPKDVKAEDFFLAAKLDMPRDTKMNKVGSNVTLINVMRIPGLNTLGISLARIDYAPLGENPPHTHPRATEILTVLEGTLYVGFVTSNPENKFLSKVLNKGDVFVFPEGLIHFQFNPNPYKPAVAIAALSSQNPGAITIANAVFGSKPMISDDVLTKAFQVDKKTVDWLQAQFWADNHN, encoded by the exons ATGGTGTCCTCTTCTTATATCCTTGTCACCGCTCTTCTTGCCTTGGCCGCATGGCAGGCTATTGCTTCTGATCCGAGCCCTCTCCAGGACTTCTGCGTCGCAGACAACAGCTCACGTG TCCTTGTTAATGGATTTATCTGTAAAGACCCAAAGGATGTGAAGGCTGAAGACTTCTTCTTGGCGGCCAAACTAGACATGCCAAGAGACACAAAAATGAACAAGGTTGGCTCTAATGTCACATTGATCAATGTAATGAGGATTCCCGGGTTGAACACACTGGGCATCTCATTGGCTCGCATCGACTATGCACCTTTAGGTGAGAACCCACCGCACACTCACCCGCGTGCCACTGAGATCCTCACCGTGCTTGAAGGGACCCTTTATGTTGGATTTGTCACATCCAACCCAGAAAACAAGTTTTTGTCGAAGGTGCTCAACAAGGGTGATGTATTCGTATTCCCAGAAGGACTCATCCACTTCCAGTTCAACCCGAATCCCTATAAACCGGCGGTAGCAATTGCTGCACTTAGCAGCCAAAATCCTGGAGCTATCACCATTGCCAACGCTGTATTCGGATCAAAGCCTATGATCTCGGATGATGTTCTCACCAAGGCCTTCCAGGTGGACAAGAAGACTGTTGACTGGCTTCAAGCTCAGTTTTGGGCAGATAACCATAATTAA